The Streptomyces griseiscabiei genomic sequence TTCAGCCATGCCGCGTCCCTGCGCGGAAAGGTACTTCCATAGAGGGGCATGCACCTGACATTTTGCTTCCACCATTCGTTTCGTACGGCCCGGCCGGTGCGCTCCGCACGGCCGGGCCGTCTCCGGAGGACGCATTGATACCCCACATATCCAGCCGGTCCAGACGCACGCTGGTGCTGGCGGCCACGCTCGGCGCCGCCCTCGCGTTCGGCACGCCGGGCGCCCTCGCGGGCACGCTCCCCGTACCCCCCTCCACCGCGCCCGCCGCCAAGGCACACGCTCCGGCCGCCGCGCCGGCCGCCCGGAGTGCGGACTGGGTGGCCGGCACGCGTGCGTACCTCGTGATCACCGCCCCCGGTGACGGTGCGGCGGTCCGCTCCGCGATCACGGCCAACGGCGGCACCGTCTTCTCGGACTTCGACGCCATCGGCGTGATCGTCGCCCACTCGGCGTCCAGCGGATTCGCCGCCACCATGCGCGGCGTCGCCGGAGTGCAGCAGGTCGGCGCCACGCGCACCTCGGACGTCCCGGCCGACGCCTACAACCCGGCGCTCCCGGCCAATCCGTCCCAGTCCTCGACCCCGGCCGGAGAACCGGTCCGGGCCGACATGAGCCAGATCAAGGCCGACCAGGCCTGGGCCGTGAACCCGGGCTCCGCCTCTGTCAAGGTCGGCATCCTGGACACCGGTGTGGACGACCAGCACCAGGACATCGCGCCCAACTTCAACGCGGCCGACTCGGTCTCCTGCGCCTACGGCAAGCCCGACACCCGTGCCGGTGCCTGGCGGGACGTCGACACGCACGGCACCCACGTGGCGGGCACCGTCGCCGCGGCCAAGAACGGCAAGGGCGTCGTCGGCGTGGCCCCCGGGGTGAAGATCTCCGCGGTCCGGGTCGCCGAGCCGGGCACCGCCCTCTTCTTCGCCGAGAACACCATCTGCGGCTTCGTCTGGGCCGGTGACCACGGCTTCAAGGTCACCAACAACAGCTATTACACGGACCCGTGGCAGTTCAACTGCCCGGACAACATCGACCAGGCCGCCATCATCGAGGGCGTCGAGCGCGCCCAGGAGTACGCCGAGAGCAAGGGCTCCCTCCAGATCGCCGCCGCGGGCAACGAGAACTACGACCTCGCCCACAAGACGACCGACTCCGCGAGCCCGAACGACTCGACGCCGGTCACCCGCACCATCACCAACGCCTGCCTCGACATCCCGACCGAGCTGCCGGGCGTGGTCACCGTCGCGGCCAACGGCACGGGCGTGACCAAGGCCTCGTTCTCCAACTACGGCCAGGGCGTCATCGACATCGCGGCGCCGGGCAGCAACGTGTACTCCACCGTCCCCGGCGGCGGCTACGGCAGCAAGAGCGGCACCTCGATGGCGACCCCGCACGTGGCCGGCGTGGCGGCGCTCATCGCCAGCGCCGACCCGGGCATCACCCCGGCGCAGATCCGCGCGAAGCTGGCCGCCCAGGCCAACGACATCGCCTGCCCCTCGGACAGCCGCTGCACGGGCACGACGGCCAGCAACGCGTTCTTCGGCGAGGGACAGGTCGACGCCCTCAAGGCCGTCGGGGCCACCCCGCCGCCCGGCACGTTCTTCGAGAACCTCGCGGACTTCGCCATCGCCGACAACGCGACCGTGGAGAGCCCGATCGCCGTCACCGGCGTGACCGGCAACGCCCCGGCCACCCTCAAGGTGGGTGTGGACATCAAGCACACCTACACCGGGGACCTGAAGGTCGACCTGGTGGCACCGGACGGCACCGTCTACACCCTGCACAACCGCGCCGGCGGCAGCGCCGACAACATCGCCCAGACCTACACCGTGAACGCCTCCTCGGAGGTCGCGAACGGCACCTGGAAGCTGCGCGTCAACGACAACGCCGCCTCCGACACGGGCAAGATCGACGCCTGGAACCTGACCTTCTAGCGCAGGACCCGGCAGCGCCCGCGTCCAGCACGCACAGCGCCGGCGACAGCCGCGCGCCGTGGCCGGGCCGTGCTCGGCGCAGCGGGGTGACACGTCGGGCTCCGGCCCTTCGTGTCACGACCGAGTCGATCAGGGTGGCCGCGGTGAACCCGACGGCGTCCTCGTCGATCGGTCTGGCCCTGTCCCCCGTGACCGCCCACTCCAGGTCCCGGCTCAGGCGGGGCTCGGAGGCGGGGTCGAGCAGCGCGGCAAGCATCCAGTGCTCCGCGTTCAGCACGCGCCGCGCCTCACCGGGCAACGCCTCGGGCAGCATCCTGCGCCTGCCGACCTCGCCGTTCCAGACCTCCGCGGCGGACGCCGTGTCGGGGCCGTCCGTCCACAGCAGGGCCGGGTCCCGGGGCAGCAAGGCGGCGACGACGGCCCTGAGGACCGAGGAGTCGGTCCTGCGCAGTTCGTCCTTGGCCAGGGCGGCGTCCGTCACCTTCACCCGGAGCACGGCCCGCGCCCCGGGGGTGAGGAACGACTCGTCGTCGCTGTCCACCTGCGGCACTCCGCCCACGATCAGCCGGGCCATGGTCGGGGTGACGCCGGTGAGCCGGGCGAACTCCTCGGCGGCCGTCCGCATCCACGGGGCCGGTCCGCGCTCGTCCAGTTCGTGGAGGAACGCCGTGAGCCAGCCTTCCTCGCGGTCCTCACCGACCGGGGAGGAGGATGCGAGCGTGTAGGGGGCGGGGGCCTCGAAACGGCCGGACGGGTCGTGGAAGAGTGCCGTGAAGTCGCAGCCGTGCCGCTCGTGGATCGAGGTGCACCCGGTGACCGCGAGGAAGGCACCGCCGTCCAACGGCAGCACGCCCGTCCCGATTCCGTCGCGCCACTCGCCGTTCACGGTGCGCAGATGGCGCGCGTCGAGGTGGAGGGAGACCCGGCGCCAGCGCGAGTGCCCCGCCGCCGAGGCCAGCCCGAGCGCGTCGAACTCCCGCAGCAGCGTCACCAGGGCCTCCCGGTGCTCCGGCGAGGTGGTGGGTGACGCGACCCGGAACGCCGTCGCCGTGAGGAAGCCGGCCAGGGGCTCCTCGTACAGGTAGCCGCCGGGCAGTGCAGGGCCGTCGACGTGCAGGCGGACGGCCGGGGCGGGCTCGCGGGCCGTGCCCACGGGCGGTGCGGCGGGGGCACCGGCCATCGGCGCAGCCGTGGCGGGAGTACCGGCCGCCGACGTGGACGTGACCGGGGCACCGGCCGCGAGCGACACCGGCGCGAGGTCGTCGGCGGAGCGGCCGGACGTCACGGACGCGTCGGACGCGCTCAGCGCCCGCCGCAGCGCCCGCAGTCGCCGGACGACGTCGTCCCGGTCGGCCGTGTAGTGGTGGTGGGGCGCACGGGAACCGTCGAGGCCGCTGAGCGCCTCGCGCAGCAGCCGGTCGGACGGTCCGGTGGGGCCCTCCTCCCCGTGGGCGCCGGAGACTTCCCCGGTCAGCCGGGTCGCCACCGCGTCGAGCACCTTCTGCTGCCCGGCGGTGTACCGCAGCACTCCGGTGACGCCCGCGCGCAGTGCCCTGTCGGTGACCTCGGGCAGCAACTCGCTCACGGCCGCCCCGGGTTCGGGCGCCTTGAGCAGCGCCCGCGCCGTCTCGTCGGAGATCCCGCGCAGTGCCTCGGAGCCCCGCGGGTCCCGGGGCCGCAGGCAGTGCCAGTACCGCAGCGGCGGAAGGACGGGGGTGCCCGCCACGAAGTCGCCCGGGGGGCCGTCCATCCTCGCGGAGGCGTGCACGACTCCGTCCGGGTCGACGAGTTCGACGCGCCAGCCGTCCCGGACGGCGGCCATGAGCCGGACGGCACCGGGGAACCGCACCGCGGCGTACGGCATTCCCCGCTCCTGCGACACGGTGACCCGGCGTCCGGCCAGGTCCTCGCCGCACCAGGAGTGGTCGGGCAGGCGCACCGCGCGCCAGCCGAGCAGCCCGTCCACCGGCACCCCGGCGGGAGTGGCCTCGGCGAAGGGGTAGGGCGCCAGCGAGCCCGGAACCGGGGTGCCCTCCCCGTCGGGATCGTCAGGATCGTCGGGAGCGGTGAGAAAGGCGGGCACGCTCGGGCGGCCGAGCCGTCCGGTGGCCGGGTCGTACTGCAGCCAG encodes the following:
- a CDS encoding S8 family peptidase, translated to MLAATLGAALAFGTPGALAGTLPVPPSTAPAAKAHAPAAAPAARSADWVAGTRAYLVITAPGDGAAVRSAITANGGTVFSDFDAIGVIVAHSASSGFAATMRGVAGVQQVGATRTSDVPADAYNPALPANPSQSSTPAGEPVRADMSQIKADQAWAVNPGSASVKVGILDTGVDDQHQDIAPNFNAADSVSCAYGKPDTRAGAWRDVDTHGTHVAGTVAAAKNGKGVVGVAPGVKISAVRVAEPGTALFFAENTICGFVWAGDHGFKVTNNSYYTDPWQFNCPDNIDQAAIIEGVERAQEYAESKGSLQIAAAGNENYDLAHKTTDSASPNDSTPVTRTITNACLDIPTELPGVVTVAANGTGVTKASFSNYGQGVIDIAAPGSNVYSTVPGGGYGSKSGTSMATPHVAGVAALIASADPGITPAQIRAKLAAQANDIACPSDSRCTGTTASNAFFGEGQVDALKAVGATPPPGTFFENLADFAIADNATVESPIAVTGVTGNAPATLKVGVDIKHTYTGDLKVDLVAPDGTVYTLHNRAGGSADNIAQTYTVNASSEVANGTWKLRVNDNAASDTGKIDAWNLTF
- a CDS encoding DNA-binding protein → MSGGVRVSYEELLAAGAVLPLGTAGAGERAVPLTARSYTHPGLDDRVIVRLVAGELGAAEDQAASHLGLAPAAEPVEVGLGARQALGFPAWVLVHHPEDAPYALGVVPELERIASRARTRPKTALDACRETARRLAAAVPHFLPTFYEQAGRVFLSVENPTYAGQMFGRAREAEAAHGLTVDEERLDAVFLEFALAGALTATALSGYAKELAARVPAAEALGRFTRLCVRRTAGGLVPSAQLATDVRRLTRAAGAQGSEVEQAYLADLLALPATAKAAPGWWKSHRTAVIALARREPEVRGRLLNVMPDSGDRAVLLLWLDILEESGALVGLWDDTLPDEERPEDGTAGWFARFLEFQARSHSYFETTRLPALYRITELSADRLRAELAASGGELRAGHDLDLLDLLLTLDVPTGIHRRIEPRSWAKGDGRRDLLALAADERFRHAFHEAADTFGDDEDDLDTIRVLAQSPGGRLMLADWVREVARRPTATGLPGLPDTMRRLKWLPDEALRLAEDELRELAAGDLAPLLARTLRAGLIDELGWPAWEEAARDLVSGQHVGDLYVADAWPYLITAGAAQVRVIGTEGTVLTHDLRLPDQGIHGHPGFHFVDGELLVHWDTYGHGLRGYWHHSPDRVLPLAGTRDVRGTRLNWYREGVGVPTLPLPGGGRTTGFPGVLRRGDTTVPAEAGVVGDGTSYWAWGGDWLQYDPATGRLGRPSVPAFLTAPDDPDDPDGEGTPVPGSLAPYPFAEATPAGVPVDGLLGWRAVRLPDHSWCGEDLAGRRVTVSQERGMPYAAVRFPGAVRLMAAVRDGWRVELVDPDGVVHASARMDGPPGDFVAGTPVLPPLRYWHCLRPRDPRGSEALRGISDETARALLKAPEPGAAVSELLPEVTDRALRAGVTGVLRYTAGQQKVLDAVATRLTGEVSGAHGEEGPTGPSDRLLREALSGLDGSRAPHHHYTADRDDVVRRLRALRRALSASDASVTSGRSADDLAPVSLAAGAPVTSTSAAGTPATAAPMAGAPAAPPVGTAREPAPAVRLHVDGPALPGGYLYEEPLAGFLTATAFRVASPTTSPEHREALVTLLREFDALGLASAAGHSRWRRVSLHLDARHLRTVNGEWRDGIGTGVLPLDGGAFLAVTGCTSIHERHGCDFTALFHDPSGRFEAPAPYTLASSSPVGEDREEGWLTAFLHELDERGPAPWMRTAAEEFARLTGVTPTMARLIVGGVPQVDSDDESFLTPGARAVLRVKVTDAALAKDELRRTDSSVLRAVVAALLPRDPALLWTDGPDTASAAEVWNGEVGRRRMLPEALPGEARRVLNAEHWMLAALLDPASEPRLSRDLEWAVTGDRARPIDEDAVGFTAATLIDSVVTRRAGARRVTPLRRARPGHGARLSPALCVLDAGAAGSCARRSGSRRRSCPCRRRRCR